Proteins found in one Nocardia brasiliensis ATCC 700358 genomic segment:
- a CDS encoding YbaB/EbfC family nucleoid-associated protein: MHNERIKGDVTDLLDTVNQHIRSIAEVQQKRVELTATATAGKGRVRITVNADGVVIDTEFSDDIDDLDYDEIADAVTEATQDAAAEVARKAEELIAPIRDTRSRLPSLSSLVEGLPDVRTKTPELQRASFESLAARQERAAEPQAGPWSVTDHD; this comes from the coding sequence GTGCACAACGAGCGAATCAAGGGCGACGTCACCGACCTGCTCGATACGGTCAATCAACACATTCGCTCGATCGCCGAGGTGCAGCAGAAGCGCGTCGAACTCACCGCCACCGCCACGGCGGGCAAGGGCCGGGTACGGATCACCGTCAACGCCGACGGCGTCGTGATCGACACCGAGTTCAGCGACGACATCGACGATTTGGACTATGACGAGATCGCCGACGCGGTCACCGAGGCCACCCAGGATGCCGCCGCCGAGGTCGCCCGCAAGGCCGAGGAGCTGATCGCGCCGATCCGCGATACCCGTTCCCGGCTGCCGAGCTTGTCGTCACTGGTGGAAGGCCTGCCCGACGTTCGGACGAAAACGCCGGAGCTGCAACGGGCGTCGTTCGAATCGCTCGCCGCGCGGCAGGAGCGTGCGGCCGAGCCGCAGGCCGGGCCGTGGTCGGTCACCGACCACGACTGA
- a CDS encoding WXG100 family type VII secretion target, translated as MTKPVKIEVTGLRASAAKFEDVADKTKHLLDTLKSTTGSKGEAWGNDKSGKKFADGEKGYKKNRDSIFESIAKVAEVFEANARNLRDSAKLYEENEQEMADNLRPRAKRMVSLMRQTQPDRMERG; from the coding sequence ATGACCAAACCCGTCAAGATCGAGGTAACCGGGCTGCGCGCTTCCGCTGCGAAATTCGAGGACGTCGCCGACAAGACGAAGCACCTGCTGGACACGCTGAAGTCGACCACCGGCAGCAAGGGTGAGGCGTGGGGTAACGACAAGAGCGGTAAGAAATTCGCCGACGGCGAAAAGGGATACAAGAAGAACCGCGACAGCATTTTCGAATCCATCGCCAAGGTCGCCGAGGTTTTCGAAGCGAACGCGAGGAATCTGCGGGATTCGGCGAAACTGTATGAGGAGAACGAGCAGGAAATGGCCGACAACCTGCGGCCGCGGGCCAAACGAATGGTCTCGCTCATGCGGCAGACGCAGCCCGATCGAATGGAACGCGGCTAG
- a CDS encoding YbaB/EbfC family nucleoid-associated protein — MANERLRADAAMMMEAMSEQMQGLAKLHRDRARLTATVTACDKRITVTVNADGILIETKFADDIGDLSHSEIAGAMTEAVQAAAKKVHEQGRLLMEPLRERKARLPHLSDLIEGVPDTRSMIPTPPVVSTAPPNSPERRYDDEGTVFGDVQPRGRRSVVSDLDD, encoded by the coding sequence GTGGCGAATGAGCGGTTGCGGGCCGATGCCGCGATGATGATGGAGGCGATGTCGGAACAGATGCAGGGTCTGGCGAAGCTGCATCGCGACCGTGCCCGGCTCACCGCGACCGTGACCGCGTGCGACAAGCGGATCACGGTGACCGTCAATGCCGATGGCATTCTGATCGAAACCAAGTTCGCCGACGATATCGGCGACCTGAGCCACAGCGAGATCGCCGGGGCGATGACCGAGGCCGTGCAGGCCGCCGCCAAGAAGGTGCACGAGCAGGGCCGACTGCTGATGGAGCCGTTGCGCGAGCGCAAGGCCAGGTTGCCGCACCTGTCGGACCTGATCGAGGGTGTCCCGGATACCAGGTCGATGATTCCGACCCCACCGGTGGTGTCGACCGCACCGCCGAATTCCCCGGAACGCCGGTACGACGACGAGGGCACGGTGTTCGGGGACGTGCAGCCGCGCGGGCGCCGGTCGGTGGTCAGTGATCTCGACGATTGA
- a CDS encoding ESX secretion-associated protein EspG, producing MTQQWKFTALEFLVLCDQYRGGSMPRPLLFQSDETMMTDELERRKRVVWQELQRRLDGSFNGVVQVLSAPELYVLARSWDEHDANDTSKALRVHAGRAGLHGFVFEQALGDLTYDSPMVVVTECDPQSLGVAVVRSLPNVEAGRLPDIPIVTDPQEHIAPSWGRSFVQDDIEDRPVYRTQQFFEQRADLTGVITVAQGRSKYGPRGIQETTVMWRDVTGDGRYVMSLDENPVARAISRRLLAWRIQQDIDNLMERVESHWETGRPEDRY from the coding sequence GTGACGCAGCAGTGGAAGTTCACCGCGCTCGAATTCCTGGTGCTGTGCGACCAGTATCGCGGTGGCTCGATGCCGCGGCCGCTGCTTTTCCAGAGCGACGAGACGATGATGACCGACGAGTTGGAGCGCCGTAAACGCGTGGTGTGGCAAGAGCTGCAGCGTCGTTTGGACGGCTCGTTCAACGGTGTGGTCCAGGTGCTGAGCGCGCCCGAACTGTATGTGCTGGCGCGTAGTTGGGACGAGCACGACGCCAACGACACGAGCAAGGCGTTGCGCGTGCATGCCGGACGGGCAGGTCTGCACGGGTTCGTGTTCGAACAGGCGTTGGGTGATCTCACCTACGACTCGCCGATGGTCGTGGTCACCGAGTGTGATCCGCAATCGTTGGGCGTCGCGGTGGTGCGTTCCCTGCCGAATGTGGAAGCCGGTCGCCTGCCGGACATTCCAATCGTCACCGACCCGCAGGAGCACATCGCACCGAGCTGGGGGCGCAGCTTCGTCCAGGACGATATCGAGGATCGGCCGGTGTACCGCACCCAGCAATTCTTCGAACAGCGGGCCGACCTGACCGGTGTGATCACAGTGGCGCAGGGCCGTTCGAAGTACGGTCCGCGCGGAATTCAAGAGACGACGGTGATGTGGCGTGACGTGACCGGCGACGGCCGGTACGTGATGTCGCTGGACGAGAACCCGGTCGCGCGCGCCATCAGCCGACGGCTACTGGCGTGGCGGATCCAGCAGGACATCGACAACCTGATGGAACGTGTCGAATCACATTGGGAAACAGGACGTCCCGAGGACCGATACTGA
- a CDS encoding FAD-dependent oxidoreductase — MDQRTTDFDVLIVGSGFGGSVTALRLVEKGYKVGVLEAGQRFADDELPKTSWELKKFLWAPKLGCYGIQRIHLLRDVLILGGAGVGGGSLNYANTLYVPPAPFFQDAQWREITDWQAELAPYYEQAQKMLGVVRNPHMTPADEVFKQVAEDLGVGDTFVQTPVGVFFGEPGKTVTDPYFGGVGPERTGCIECGDCMVGCKYGAKNTLVKNYLYLAEKAGAQVIPMTTVTDLRPHPDGTWDVSTARTGAWLRKQPKTYTAANVVLAAGTRGTQKLLFEMQDKGALTELSPRLGQLTRTNSESIVGAATKKVTPGVDFTKGVAITSSIHPTPDTHIEPVRYGKGSNAMGLLQTLMVDGGGRIPRWLRFLGLVLRHPMNLLSFLSTKNWSERTIISLVMQHLDNSITTYTKRGLFGRKMTSKQGHGEPNPTWIPMGNNVTRRVAEKIGGIAGGSWGEIFNIPLTAHFLGGAVIGADAEHGVIDGYHRVYGYPTLSVVDGAAVSANLGVNPSLTITAQAERAAAYWPNKGELDIRPPLGAGYRQIPPVAPAKPVVPANAPAALVLPIVQIRETPAAG, encoded by the coding sequence ATGGACCAGCGGACGACGGATTTCGACGTCCTCATCGTCGGCTCCGGCTTCGGTGGCAGCGTCACCGCACTGCGGCTGGTCGAGAAGGGCTACAAGGTCGGCGTACTGGAGGCGGGCCAGCGGTTCGCCGACGACGAACTGCCCAAGACCAGCTGGGAACTGAAGAAGTTCCTCTGGGCGCCCAAACTCGGCTGCTACGGCATCCAGCGCATCCACCTGCTGCGCGATGTCCTGATCCTCGGCGGTGCGGGCGTCGGCGGCGGCTCGCTGAACTACGCCAATACGCTCTACGTGCCGCCGGCGCCGTTCTTCCAGGACGCGCAGTGGCGCGAGATCACCGACTGGCAGGCCGAGCTGGCGCCGTACTACGAGCAGGCACAGAAGATGCTCGGCGTGGTGCGCAACCCGCACATGACACCGGCCGACGAGGTGTTCAAACAGGTCGCCGAGGACCTCGGGGTCGGCGACACCTTCGTGCAGACGCCGGTCGGCGTGTTCTTCGGTGAGCCCGGAAAGACCGTCACCGACCCGTATTTCGGCGGCGTCGGCCCGGAGCGCACCGGCTGCATCGAATGCGGCGACTGCATGGTGGGCTGCAAGTACGGCGCGAAGAACACCCTCGTGAAGAACTACCTCTACCTCGCGGAAAAGGCAGGCGCGCAGGTCATTCCGATGACCACAGTGACCGATCTGCGGCCACACCCGGACGGCACCTGGGACGTCTCCACCGCCCGCACCGGTGCCTGGCTGCGCAAGCAGCCCAAGACCTACACCGCCGCCAACGTAGTACTCGCCGCGGGCACCCGGGGCACCCAGAAGCTGCTGTTCGAGATGCAGGACAAGGGCGCGCTCACCGAGCTGTCGCCGCGCCTCGGCCAGCTGACCCGCACCAACTCCGAATCGATCGTCGGTGCCGCGACCAAAAAGGTCACGCCCGGTGTCGATTTCACCAAGGGCGTGGCGATCACCTCGTCCATCCATCCCACGCCGGACACCCATATCGAGCCGGTCCGCTACGGCAAGGGCTCCAACGCCATGGGCCTGTTGCAGACGCTGATGGTGGACGGCGGCGGCCGGATTCCGCGCTGGCTGCGCTTCCTGGGCCTGGTGCTGCGGCATCCGATGAACCTGCTGAGCTTCCTGAGCACCAAGAACTGGAGCGAGCGGACCATCATCTCGCTCGTCATGCAGCACTTGGACAATTCGATCACCACCTACACCAAGCGCGGGTTGTTCGGCCGCAAGATGACCAGCAAACAGGGCCATGGCGAACCGAATCCGACGTGGATTCCGATGGGCAACAACGTGACCCGGCGGGTGGCCGAAAAGATCGGCGGCATCGCGGGCGGCAGCTGGGGTGAGATCTTCAATATCCCGCTCACCGCACACTTCCTGGGCGGCGCGGTGATCGGCGCCGACGCCGAGCACGGCGTAATCGACGGTTACCACCGCGTGTACGGTTACCCGACCCTGAGCGTCGTCGACGGCGCGGCGGTATCGGCGAACCTCGGCGTCAATCCGTCGCTCACCATCACCGCCCAGGCCGAACGCGCCGCCGCCTACTGGCCGAACAAGGGCGAGCTCGACATCAGGCCGCCGCTCGGCGCCGGCTACCGGCAGATCCCCCCGGTCGCCCCCGCCAAGCCGGTCGTGCCCGCGAACGCCCCTGCCGCACTGGTACTTCCGATCGTGCAGATCAGGGAGACGCCGGCCGCGGGCTGA
- a CDS encoding TetR/AcrR family transcriptional regulator has translation MPTTPRARARAQTMNDIVRIGREHLASEGAAALSLRAVARDLGVVSSAVYRYVRSRDELLTLLVIDGYNALGDAVDADLAAAPDDPIEQIRTLCHSVRRWAHAEPARYGLLFGTPVPGYDAPAEQTMTPGTRVITTLQGLFARAYLAGQLTTPRPEPTVSVTLAADFDRIRGEFELPLPDWLFARGITFWASLFGAVSADVFDMYGTDTFTDRTDLFDQQVDALLDMLGHRR, from the coding sequence ATGCCGACGACCCCGCGTGCGCGTGCCAGAGCGCAGACCATGAACGACATAGTCCGCATCGGCCGCGAGCATCTCGCCTCGGAGGGCGCCGCGGCCTTGTCCTTGCGTGCTGTCGCGCGCGATCTGGGCGTGGTGTCCTCGGCGGTCTATCGCTATGTGCGCAGCCGCGACGAACTGCTCACGCTGCTGGTGATCGACGGCTACAACGCGCTCGGCGACGCCGTGGACGCCGACCTGGCGGCGGCGCCCGACGACCCGATCGAACAGATCCGCACCCTGTGCCACTCGGTGCGCCGCTGGGCGCATGCCGAACCCGCCCGCTACGGACTGCTTTTCGGCACGCCCGTGCCCGGCTACGACGCGCCCGCCGAGCAGACGATGACGCCCGGCACCCGGGTGATCACCACCTTGCAGGGTCTGTTCGCCCGCGCCTACCTGGCCGGTCAGCTGACCACCCCGCGGCCCGAGCCCACCGTATCGGTCACCCTCGCAGCCGATTTCGACCGGATCCGCGGTGAATTCGAACTGCCCCTGCCGGATTGGCTGTTCGCCCGCGGCATCACCTTCTGGGCGAGCCTCTTCGGTGCCGTGAGCGCCGACGTCTTCGACATGTACGGCACGGACACCTTCACCGACCGCACCGACCTGTTCGATCAGCAGGTGGACGCGCTGCTCGACATGCTCGGCCACCGGCGCTGA
- a CDS encoding family 1 glycosylhydrolase has protein sequence MRAQRRRFSAGLIVAAVALLVAGTATAGARPEPPARIAPLDAEFLWGVAASGYQAEGHAPDSNWSRYVAEGKTADPYGDSIDFYTRYRSDIALAAQLGVKVYRIGLEWARVQPRPGTWDPAGLRFYDDVVAAIVQAGMRPMLTIDHWVYPGWAVDRGGWRNAGIVEDWLANARALVDRYAARDPLWVTFNEPTFYIVNELRKGGLSPLDVPAMHDRIARAHNGIYDYIHQVQPGALVTSNVAYIPTGEDLINKPLIDRIGARLDYIGIDYYYGLSPETLLAGPPDFERLWTQPLQPEGIYYALQHYARQFPGKPLYIVENGMPTENGAPRADGYTRADNLRDTVYWLQRAKADGMNLIGYNYWSLTDNYEWGSYTTRFGLYTVDVRTDPTLTRKPTDAVAAYTAITGAGGVPPDYRPTRAPKPCSLVDALASCTDPVTLPR, from the coding sequence ATGCGAGCACAGCGTCGTCGCTTCTCGGCCGGCCTGATCGTCGCCGCCGTCGCCCTGCTCGTCGCGGGCACGGCCACCGCAGGCGCCCGGCCGGAACCACCGGCACGGATCGCTCCGCTGGACGCCGAGTTCCTGTGGGGCGTCGCCGCATCCGGCTATCAGGCGGAGGGTCATGCTCCCGACAGCAATTGGTCGCGCTACGTCGCGGAGGGCAAAACCGCTGACCCGTACGGTGATTCGATCGACTTCTACACCCGGTACCGGTCGGACATCGCGTTGGCGGCGCAGCTCGGCGTCAAGGTGTACCGGATCGGCCTCGAATGGGCGCGCGTACAACCGCGGCCCGGCACTTGGGATCCCGCGGGTCTGCGTTTCTACGACGATGTCGTGGCCGCCATCGTCCAAGCCGGTATGCGGCCGATGCTGACGATCGATCACTGGGTGTATCCGGGCTGGGCGGTAGATCGCGGCGGCTGGCGCAATGCGGGCATCGTCGAGGACTGGCTGGCCAATGCGCGCGCCCTGGTCGATCGCTACGCGGCGCGCGACCCGCTGTGGGTCACCTTCAACGAGCCGACCTTCTACATCGTCAACGAACTGCGCAAAGGCGGGCTGTCGCCGCTCGACGTGCCCGCGATGCACGATCGAATCGCGCGGGCGCACAACGGCATCTACGACTACATCCATCAGGTGCAGCCGGGCGCGCTGGTCACCAGCAACGTCGCGTACATCCCCACCGGCGAGGACCTGATCAACAAGCCGCTCATCGATCGCATCGGCGCCCGCCTGGATTACATCGGCATCGACTACTACTACGGCCTGTCCCCGGAGACACTGCTAGCTGGCCCGCCCGACTTCGAGCGGCTCTGGACACAGCCGCTGCAGCCGGAGGGCATCTACTACGCTTTGCAGCACTACGCTCGGCAGTTCCCGGGAAAGCCGCTCTACATCGTCGAGAATGGCATGCCGACCGAGAACGGCGCCCCGCGCGCCGACGGGTATACCCGCGCCGACAATCTCCGCGACACCGTCTACTGGCTGCAACGCGCGAAAGCCGACGGCATGAATCTCATCGGCTACAACTACTGGAGCCTCACCGACAACTACGAATGGGGCTCCTACACAACGCGATTCGGCCTCTATACCGTCGATGTCCGCACCGATCCCACGCTCACCCGCAAGCCGACCGACGCGGTCGCCGCCTATACCGCCATCACCGGCGCCGGCGGAGTGCCACCGGACTACCGGCCCACCCGAGCACCCAAACCCTGCTCGCTCGTCGACGCCCTGGCCAGCTGCACCGACCCGGTCACGCTCCCCCGATGA
- a CDS encoding TIGR03621 family F420-dependent LLM class oxidoreductase, producing the protein MPTPIKFSMAADVAGIDSLPDFARGCEADGFDALMVPDHPGAFAAPFVALAAAATATATIKLGTNVVNAGMWEPFLLAGEVATLDLLSGGRAVFGIGAGHTPAEWTMQGREHPSAAARVARMIEVGDTTRRLLAGETVTFAGEHVRLQDAVLDRPRPIQAPIPVLVGGNGDRVLRYAADIADIVGFSGLGRTLPDGHRHETRWSRAEIDAQVAKVHEATAANGRTPALEALVQHVEITDDAEAACARLAAEIPTTTAAELLSAPYVLIGTVDELVTELRGHQQRWGFDRFVMRAPAREAGAQLLAALAAKAS; encoded by the coding sequence ATGCCCACACCGATCAAGTTCTCCATGGCCGCGGACGTGGCCGGCATCGACTCGCTGCCGGACTTCGCCCGCGGCTGCGAAGCCGACGGTTTCGACGCGTTGATGGTCCCCGATCATCCTGGCGCGTTCGCCGCACCGTTCGTCGCACTCGCCGCCGCAGCGACCGCCACCGCGACGATCAAGCTCGGTACCAACGTCGTCAACGCGGGCATGTGGGAACCGTTCCTGCTGGCCGGCGAGGTCGCCACGCTCGACCTTCTCTCCGGTGGGCGCGCGGTCTTCGGGATCGGCGCCGGGCACACCCCGGCGGAATGGACCATGCAAGGCCGCGAACACCCTTCCGCGGCAGCGCGAGTCGCGCGGATGATCGAGGTCGGCGACACGACCAGGCGGCTGCTCGCCGGTGAAACGGTCACCTTCGCCGGCGAGCACGTGCGGCTCCAGGACGCGGTGCTCGACCGGCCGCGCCCGATCCAGGCGCCGATCCCGGTCCTCGTGGGCGGCAACGGAGACCGCGTCCTGCGCTACGCCGCCGACATCGCCGATATCGTCGGCTTCTCCGGGCTCGGCCGCACCCTGCCCGACGGGCACCGGCACGAAACCCGCTGGAGCCGGGCAGAGATCGACGCGCAGGTAGCGAAGGTGCACGAGGCCACGGCCGCGAACGGGCGCACACCCGCCCTCGAAGCCCTTGTGCAACACGTCGAGATCACCGACGACGCCGAGGCCGCCTGCGCGCGCTTGGCCGCGGAGATACCGACCACGACGGCCGCCGAACTGCTGAGTGCCCCGTACGTGCTGATCGGCACGGTGGACGAGCTGGTCACCGAGCTACGTGGCCACCAGCAGCGTTGGGGTTTCGATCGATTCGTGATGCGTGCGCCCGCACGAGAGGCTGGTGCACAGCTGTTGGCGGCGCTCGCCGCGAAGGCAAGTTAG
- a CDS encoding MMPL family transporter — protein sequence MFARWGDLVHRFRFIVIAVVGAGMLALGAYGYDLGNHLGASGFDDPTSESAHAARTADAAFGRDHSADVIVLYTAPPGVSLDDPDFSAKIIDNLNRLPREHPQIDRVNGAYWQTENAPAQPSFFGKPEKNRAFASIAIKGENDTDIVNNFRAVKDAFYIPGVDVQVAGLQPVAGALTDTLADDLHRMELLALPAVAILLFFVFGGLVAAALPLVLGGLTIISANGIVRFITEFTQVNSFVSSVVTMIGLGLAIDYGLFIVSRFREEIAEGYDTPTAVRRTVMTAGRTVVFSATMIVTSLGGMLFFPQGFLRSLAYGSIATVSLAALSAITILPAILGILGPRVDLLGVKRFSRSKTADEVENGLWGRSTRWVMQHPTKIAIPISIGLLILIIPVKNIAFGTFSETYLPPDHATRIAQHEFDTTFPLRKSDPVQLVFVTEDTDENRQAHRNAIGAVIKQASQAPGLAEQRPGVPGQFATPKASTSQPGVYRSEATLADSTDTAAANATIDYLRSMDVPGDITVLVGGQPAIKKDTIDGMLGRIPFMVVVVLLLTTLLMFLTFGSLVLPIKAALMSVLGLGSTLGILTLIFIDGHGASLLNFTPQPIQANVLILIIAIIYGLSTDYEVFLLSRMVEARAKGATTTEAIRIGTAHTGGIITAAALILLVVTGAFAFSDLVMMQYIAYGMIAALFIDATILRMLLVPAVMKLLGDDCWWAPAWMKRLQQRVGLGEPVLDDEHPTTRGMADLVETTPVTDPVTVRLPVVEADQVRR from the coding sequence ATGTTCGCACGCTGGGGGGACCTCGTCCATCGATTCCGGTTCATCGTCATCGCCGTCGTCGGCGCGGGCATGCTCGCCCTCGGCGCCTACGGCTACGACCTCGGGAACCATCTCGGCGCCAGCGGCTTCGACGACCCGACCTCGGAATCCGCGCACGCCGCCCGCACCGCCGACGCGGCATTCGGCCGCGACCACAGCGCCGACGTCATCGTGCTCTACACCGCGCCACCCGGCGTATCACTCGACGATCCGGACTTCAGCGCAAAGATCATCGACAACCTCAACCGGCTCCCCCGCGAACATCCGCAGATCGACCGGGTCAACGGCGCCTACTGGCAAACCGAGAACGCGCCGGCCCAGCCGAGCTTCTTCGGCAAGCCGGAGAAAAACCGCGCCTTCGCCTCCATCGCCATCAAAGGCGAGAACGACACCGACATCGTCAACAACTTCCGCGCCGTCAAAGACGCCTTCTACATCCCCGGCGTCGACGTCCAGGTCGCCGGGCTGCAACCGGTCGCGGGCGCGCTCACCGACACCCTCGCCGACGACCTGCACCGCATGGAGCTGCTCGCCCTGCCCGCCGTCGCGATCCTGCTCTTCTTCGTCTTCGGCGGCCTCGTCGCCGCCGCGCTGCCACTGGTCCTGGGCGGCCTCACCATCATCAGCGCGAACGGCATCGTCCGCTTCATCACCGAATTCACCCAGGTCAACTCGTTCGTCTCCAGCGTCGTCACCATGATCGGCCTCGGCCTGGCCATCGACTACGGCCTGTTCATCGTCAGCCGCTTCCGCGAAGAGATCGCCGAAGGCTACGACACCCCCACCGCTGTGCGCCGCACCGTGATGACCGCCGGCCGCACCGTCGTCTTCTCCGCCACCATGATCGTCACCAGCCTCGGCGGCATGCTCTTCTTCCCGCAGGGCTTCCTGCGCTCGCTCGCCTACGGCTCCATCGCGACGGTCTCCCTCGCCGCACTCTCCGCGATCACCATCCTGCCCGCGATCCTCGGCATCCTCGGCCCGCGCGTCGATCTGCTCGGCGTCAAACGTTTCAGCCGCAGCAAAACCGCCGACGAAGTCGAGAACGGGCTCTGGGGCCGCAGCACCCGCTGGGTCATGCAGCACCCCACCAAGATCGCCATCCCGATCAGCATCGGCCTGCTCATCCTGATCATCCCGGTCAAGAACATCGCCTTCGGCACCTTCAGCGAAACCTACTTACCGCCCGACCACGCCACGCGCATCGCCCAGCACGAATTCGACACCACCTTCCCGCTGCGCAAATCCGACCCCGTCCAACTCGTCTTCGTCACCGAGGACACCGACGAGAACCGTCAAGCGCACCGCAACGCCATCGGCGCGGTGATCAAACAGGCGAGCCAGGCACCCGGCCTCGCCGAGCAAAGACCAGGTGTGCCAGGCCAATTCGCCACCCCGAAAGCCTCGACCAGCCAACCTGGTGTCTACCGCAGCGAAGCGACACTAGCCGACTCCACCGACACCGCCGCGGCCAACGCCACCATCGACTACCTGCGCTCGATGGACGTACCCGGCGACATCACCGTGCTCGTCGGCGGCCAGCCCGCGATCAAGAAGGACACCATCGACGGCATGCTCGGCCGCATCCCGTTCATGGTCGTCGTGGTGCTACTGCTCACCACCCTGCTCATGTTCCTGACCTTCGGCTCCCTGGTGCTGCCGATCAAAGCCGCACTCATGAGCGTGCTCGGCCTCGGCTCCACCCTCGGCATCCTCACCCTCATCTTCATCGACGGCCACGGCGCGAGCCTGCTCAACTTCACCCCGCAACCGATCCAAGCCAACGTGCTCATCCTGATCATCGCGATCATCTACGGGCTCTCCACCGACTACGAGGTATTCCTGTTGTCCCGCATGGTCGAAGCGCGCGCGAAGGGCGCCACGACCACCGAGGCCATCCGGATCGGCACCGCGCACACCGGCGGCATCATCACCGCCGCCGCGCTCATCCTGCTCGTCGTCACGGGCGCCTTCGCCTTCTCCGACCTGGTGATGATGCAGTACATCGCTTACGGCATGATCGCCGCGCTCTTCATCGACGCCACCATCCTGCGCATGCTCCTCGTGCCCGCGGTCATGAAACTGCTCGGCGACGACTGCTGGTGGGCACCGGCCTGGATGAAACGCCTCCAGCAACGCGTCGGCCTCGGCGAACCCGTTCTCGACGACGAACATCCCACCACGCGCGGCATGGCCGACCTGGTCGAGACCACACCGGTGACCGACCCGGTCACGGTCCGGCTCCCCGTCGTCGAGGCCGACCAGGTCCGGCGCTGA
- a CDS encoding nitroreductase/quinone reductase family protein: MDDSATGPAAADSARRHDIRRAAAAEAGKHTVLIRTQRSGRILSAMMMPWFRLRPPRGYGVLTTTGRSTGKPRAKCVRVFRHDNRAYLVQLVPPHLAVDRPAAASGWLLNLRADPRCRLRLPDGVFDGTARDITDPTERVIARTILCEPVTPTDYGECAVHRRGLPSRTKIQALHRYWFDTGNPIVIELHP; the protein is encoded by the coding sequence ATGGACGACTCCGCCACCGGTCCCGCCGCGGCGGACAGCGCGCGCCGACACGACATCCGACGCGCCGCGGCGGCCGAAGCCGGTAAACACACCGTGCTCATCCGCACGCAACGCTCGGGCCGCATCCTCAGCGCCATGATGATGCCGTGGTTCCGGCTGCGTCCGCCGCGGGGCTACGGTGTCCTGACCACCACCGGCCGCAGTACCGGCAAGCCGCGAGCCAAATGCGTGCGCGTGTTCCGCCACGACAACCGGGCCTATCTGGTTCAACTCGTGCCGCCGCACCTGGCCGTCGATCGCCCCGCGGCCGCCAGCGGCTGGCTGCTCAATCTGCGCGCCGACCCCCGATGCCGACTTCGCCTGCCCGACGGCGTCTTCGACGGCACCGCCCGCGACATCACCGACCCCACCGAGCGGGTCATCGCCCGCACCATCCTGTGCGAACCGGTCACACCCACCGATTACGGCGAATGCGCCGTGCATCGGCGTGGCCTGCCGTCTCGCACGAAAATCCAAGCGCTGCACCGGTACTGGTTCGACACCGGCAACCCGATCGTGATCGAACTGCATCCCTGA
- a CDS encoding nitroreductase family deazaflavin-dependent oxidoreductase, whose amino-acid sequence MVTIVRSGPGIRAGFGDRRAVLSVNVFAGLGGCEIALVAACRGRCRTKTCQDSRMVSNPLPSFARQLARQRWVMRGAPVVLPVERTIRRWTGGRKGVLDLAGLPSIEITVAGRKTGIPRTTSLLYVPLGADFLVIGSNWGSAKHPVWSANLRAATTATVRHRGEQFEVTVTELTGVERKPAWDLAVEFWPGYEMEYELSGGRQFRMFLLRRR is encoded by the coding sequence ATGGTTACCATCGTGCGCTCCGGGCCGGGGATTCGGGCCGGATTCGGCGATCGGCGGGCGGTGTTGTCCGTCAACGTCTTTGCGGGCCTGGGCGGATGTGAGATCGCCCTCGTCGCGGCCTGCCGGGGCCGGTGCCGGACGAAGACGTGTCAGGATTCGAGGATGGTGTCGAATCCGTTGCCGTCGTTCGCTCGACAGTTGGCCCGCCAACGCTGGGTGATGCGGGGCGCGCCGGTCGTGTTGCCGGTGGAGCGGACGATTCGGCGCTGGACCGGCGGACGTAAGGGCGTGCTGGATCTGGCCGGGTTGCCCTCGATCGAGATCACCGTCGCGGGTCGAAAGACCGGTATCCCGCGCACGACGTCGCTGCTGTATGTGCCGCTGGGCGCGGATTTCCTGGTCATCGGCTCGAATTGGGGCAGTGCGAAACATCCGGTCTGGTCGGCGAATCTGCGCGCCGCGACGACGGCCACGGTCCGGCATCGGGGTGAGCAGTTCGAGGTGACGGTCACCGAGCTGACCGGTGTCGAGCGCAAACCCGCGTGGGATCTGGCGGTGGAGTTCTGGCCGGGGTACGAGATGGAGTACGAGCTGTCGGGTGGCCGGCAGTTCCGGATGTTCTTGTTGCGTCGCCGCTGA